Part of the Natrarchaeobius halalkaliphilus genome is shown below.
CCGTTCCTCCGACGCCGAGAACAATCACGTCGTGTCGCTCGCTCATATCGGTTGCATCGCTCCGGTGTTCGAAAACACTTGCCAATACGTCTGATCGGCGATGTCCCCCTCGTGGACGTGATGCCGGACGCCGTTGATTCGTCGCTCGACGTTACCTCGGTACGGGGGCCGGCGCGCGGACGTAGTTGCGTTTCCGGACGGGATCACGGTTCGACAACGTTCCACCGGTCCGAGTACGCTGTCCCGCAGCCACAGCGTGCGTACGCATGTACGACGTCGCCATCGGCGTAGATTCCCCCGACGTCTTCGTTTCGTTCCTCAGCGAACGCGAAGACGAACTGCACGTCGTGCGTTTCGTCGGTATCCGCCGTTTCGGGGCAGTGGCCGTCCGTGAGATCACCATCGATCTCGCCTTCGAGTCCCATCGCTGACTGTGCGAACTCCATCGCGTCGGTTCCGGTCGCCGCCCGAAACGCGCTTCTCCCGCGTTCGCCGTCGACGACGATCAACACGCCGTCGTTGATGCGCTCACCGAACTCCTCGAGACGGTCGTCGGTCACGTACGAGTCGGCGAGAAACAACGCGACGTCCTCGAGCCGGTCGCCGGCCAGAAACGCCTCGCGTCGAGTGGTCATGTTCGAACCTGTTGTTCGAGGGCGAAAAAGACCGTCGGTCGCTCTCGACCGGGAGCTGAAAGTCGTCGTGATTCGAGCGAATCGGAACCCGGACGATCGATACCCTGCGTTCTCCCCCGTCGAGTACAGCTATCGGGCGCCTCGGTTGCGTCGGTGGCCAGAACGCTTATATTTATGGACCGGTCCGCTGAGAAAGAAAACAAATGGAG
Proteins encoded:
- a CDS encoding DUF5807 family protein, with translation MTTRREAFLAGDRLEDVALFLADSYVTDDRLEEFGERINDGVLIVVDGERGRSAFRAATGTDAMEFAQSAMGLEGEIDGDLTDGHCPETADTDETHDVQFVFAFAEERNEDVGGIYADGDVVHAYARCGCGTAYSDRWNVVEP